The proteins below come from a single Parageobacillus thermoglucosidasius genomic window:
- a CDS encoding b(o/a)3-type cytochrome-c oxidase subunit 1 has protein sequence MMGETMKVDRRDAKLALAHLYVAFIALALGGLAGLLQTLVRSGKFNLPAGISYYTILTTHGVLLGLVLTTFFIIGFQFAAVSRTSGAFSDRVRFWGWVGFWTMTIGTAMTAFFILTGQAAVLYTFYAPLQAHAGFYLGLTLVVVGSWISGFAIFAHYARWKKQNPGKASPLLTFMSVTNMILWLVCTLGVAATVLIQLLPWSLGITDRINILVSRTLFWYFGHPLVYFWLLPAYMIWYVVIPKVIGGKIFSDSLARLAFILFLFFSIPVGFHHQLLEPGITPFWKYVQVVLTFIVVIPSLMTAFAMFATFESYGRSKGAKGIFGWLRTLPWGDARFFAPFVGMLFFIPGGAGGIINASHQLDQVVHNTIWVTGHFHLTVATTVVLTFFGAAYWLIPHLSGRVMTKAMNRLAIIQTIVWAIGMTFMSGSMHFAGLLGAPRRSAFSTYGNSPQALEWIPYQIAQAVGGTILFIGIILVLVIVTNLAFFAPKGETEFPVAEAAEPAERTALAMENWKLWLGITVALILVAYTIPFVDMIQNAPPGSKGYKLW, from the coding sequence ATGATGGGAGAAACAATGAAAGTAGACCGTCGTGACGCAAAATTGGCGCTGGCGCATCTTTATGTCGCATTTATCGCGCTCGCATTGGGCGGATTGGCAGGATTATTGCAAACATTAGTGCGTTCAGGAAAATTTAATTTGCCGGCAGGCATCAGCTATTATACAATTTTAACGACACATGGCGTATTGCTTGGCCTTGTCTTAACAACATTCTTTATTATCGGTTTCCAATTTGCCGCAGTAAGCCGGACGTCCGGAGCGTTTTCCGACCGTGTCCGTTTTTGGGGCTGGGTTGGCTTCTGGACAATGACTATCGGCACGGCAATGACGGCGTTTTTCATTTTAACCGGGCAAGCTGCTGTCCTTTATACATTCTATGCGCCATTGCAAGCACATGCCGGTTTTTATCTTGGCTTAACGCTCGTTGTCGTTGGCAGCTGGATTAGCGGTTTTGCCATTTTCGCACATTATGCCCGCTGGAAAAAACAAAACCCTGGCAAAGCAAGCCCGCTTCTTACCTTTATGTCTGTAACAAATATGATTTTATGGCTTGTGTGCACGTTGGGCGTTGCTGCAACCGTTTTAATTCAATTGTTGCCATGGTCGCTCGGCATCACAGACCGAATCAATATTTTAGTCAGCCGGACGTTGTTCTGGTATTTTGGGCACCCGCTCGTCTATTTCTGGCTGCTGCCAGCTTATATGATTTGGTATGTCGTCATCCCAAAAGTGATTGGCGGGAAAATTTTCTCTGATTCGTTAGCACGTTTAGCATTTATATTGTTCCTGTTTTTCTCGATTCCTGTCGGATTCCACCATCAATTGCTTGAACCAGGCATTACGCCGTTTTGGAAATACGTGCAAGTTGTTTTAACATTTATAGTTGTCATTCCGTCGTTAATGACTGCATTTGCCATGTTCGCGACATTTGAATCATACGGGCGCTCCAAAGGCGCAAAGGGAATATTTGGCTGGCTCCGCACACTTCCTTGGGGGGACGCGCGCTTTTTCGCGCCGTTTGTCGGAATGTTGTTCTTTATCCCTGGAGGTGCCGGCGGAATTATTAACGCTTCCCACCAATTGGACCAAGTCGTCCACAATACGATCTGGGTAACGGGGCATTTCCATTTAACCGTGGCAACGACCGTTGTGCTGACGTTCTTTGGCGCCGCATATTGGCTCATTCCGCATTTGAGCGGCCGCGTCATGACGAAAGCGATGAACCGCCTCGCTATTATTCAAACCATCGTCTGGGCGATCGGCATGACGTTTATGTCCGGATCGATGCATTTTGCCGGATTGCTTGGGGCGCCTCGTCGTTCGGCGTTTTCCACTTACGGAAACTCGCCGCAAGCGCTTGAGTGGATTCCGTATCAAATTGCCCAAGCGGTCGGCGGAACGATTTTATTCATCGGCATTATTTTAGTTCTTGTAATTGTCACGAACTTAGCGTTTTTCGCACCAAAAGGGGAAACAGAGTTTCCGGTCGCCGAAGCGGCAGAACCGGCGGAACGCACAGCGCTTGCGATGGAAAACTGGAAATTATGGCTTGGAATTACTGTGGCGCTCATTTTAGTCGCTTACACGATTCCGTTTGTCGACATGATTCAAAACGCGCCGCCGGGATCAAAAGGGTATAAACTATGGTAA